A genomic region of Streptomyces rimosus contains the following coding sequences:
- a CDS encoding RluA family pseudouridine synthase, producing the protein MSTIPEIRTLPVPDGLEGERVDAALARMFGFSRTKAAELAAGGKVRVDGAEVMKSERVHGGAWLEVEMPQAAPPVEIVAEPVEGMEIVHDDDDIVVIVKPVGVAAHPSPGWTGTTVIGGLAAAGFRISTSGAAERQGIVHRLDVGTSGLMVVAKSERAYTLLKQQFRERTVDKRYHALVQGHPDPLSGTIDAPIGRHPQHDYKWAVTAEGKPSVTHYDLIEAFRAASLLDIKLETGRTHQIRVHMSAHRHPCVGDLTYGADPTLAKRLGVTRQWLHAVQLGFEHPADGRWVEFESAYPDDLQRALDRVRAESA; encoded by the coding sequence GTGAGCACGATTCCCGAGATCCGCACCCTGCCCGTACCGGACGGCCTGGAGGGCGAGCGCGTCGACGCCGCGCTGGCCCGGATGTTCGGCTTTTCCCGTACGAAGGCCGCCGAGCTGGCGGCCGGCGGGAAGGTCCGGGTGGACGGCGCCGAAGTCATGAAGTCCGAGCGGGTGCACGGCGGTGCCTGGCTGGAAGTGGAGATGCCGCAGGCCGCGCCACCGGTGGAGATCGTCGCGGAGCCCGTCGAGGGCATGGAGATCGTCCATGACGACGACGACATCGTGGTGATCGTCAAGCCGGTCGGCGTCGCGGCGCACCCCAGTCCCGGCTGGACGGGCACCACCGTCATCGGCGGGCTCGCCGCCGCGGGCTTCCGGATCTCGACCTCCGGCGCCGCCGAGCGCCAGGGCATCGTGCACCGCCTCGACGTCGGCACCTCGGGCCTGATGGTGGTGGCCAAGTCGGAGCGCGCGTACACCCTGCTCAAGCAGCAGTTCCGGGAGCGTACGGTCGACAAGCGCTACCACGCCCTGGTGCAGGGCCACCCGGACCCGCTCAGCGGCACGATCGACGCCCCCATCGGGCGCCACCCGCAGCACGACTACAAGTGGGCGGTGACGGCCGAAGGCAAGCCGTCGGTGACGCACTACGACCTCATCGAGGCGTTCCGCGCCGCCAGCCTGCTGGACATCAAGCTGGAAACGGGGCGTACGCACCAGATCCGCGTGCACATGTCCGCCCACCGCCACCCGTGCGTCGGCGACCTGACCTACGGCGCGGACCCGACGCTCGCCAAGCGCCTCGGCGTCACCCGCCAGTGGCTGCACGCCGTGCAGCTCGGTTTCGAGCACCCGGCCGACGGCCGCTGGGTGGAGTTCGAGAGCGCCTATCCGGACGATCTCCAGCGCGCCCTGGACCGGGTGCGGGCGGAGAGCGCCTGA
- a CDS encoding DUF2252 domain-containing protein codes for MSSQHVPAPDADRRGEEILAVFDTAFGQLLAADPAAFRVKFRKMAASAFAFYRGTACLFYHDLQAQDGGAGSGPYEDEQTGQVWIHGDLHAENFGTYMDATGRLIFNVNDFDEAYVGPFTWDLKRFAASVALLGYAKALSDGQIGELVGIYATAYRERIHALATGAKDDDVPPFTLDTAEGPLLGALRMARSLTRFGLLDSMTEIRDFERRFTEGGGTVELDAATRYKVLAAFDGYLETLPESSLTRPDSYRVKDVVGRRGIGIGSAGLPSYNILLEGNSDALENDVVIYMKQAQTPAVSRHITDPRVRGYFQHEGHRTVISQRALQDHADPWLGWTELDGAGQLVAEISPYAVDLDWSDIDDPEQIAAVVADLGRATATMHAAADDESGHSLVPFSTERAIDAAIAADEEGFGRLLVDFAHAYGARARADHQIFVDLFRNGRIPGL; via the coding sequence ATGTCGTCCCAGCACGTCCCGGCGCCGGACGCCGATCGGCGCGGCGAGGAGATCCTCGCCGTCTTCGACACCGCCTTCGGACAGCTGCTCGCCGCCGACCCGGCGGCCTTCCGCGTCAAGTTCCGGAAGATGGCCGCGTCCGCCTTCGCCTTCTACCGGGGCACGGCCTGCCTCTTCTACCACGACCTCCAGGCGCAGGACGGCGGCGCGGGCAGCGGCCCGTACGAGGACGAGCAGACCGGCCAGGTGTGGATCCACGGCGATCTGCACGCCGAGAACTTCGGCACGTACATGGACGCCACCGGCCGGCTGATCTTCAACGTCAACGACTTCGACGAGGCGTACGTAGGCCCCTTCACCTGGGACCTGAAGCGCTTCGCCGCCTCGGTGGCCCTGCTCGGCTACGCCAAGGCGCTGAGCGACGGGCAGATCGGCGAGCTGGTGGGGATCTACGCCACCGCCTACCGCGAGCGCATCCACGCGCTGGCGACGGGGGCCAAGGACGACGATGTGCCGCCCTTCACCCTGGACACGGCCGAGGGCCCGCTGCTGGGCGCGCTGCGCATGGCCCGCTCGCTGACCCGCTTCGGCCTGCTGGACTCGATGACCGAGATCCGCGACTTCGAGCGGCGCTTCACCGAGGGCGGCGGCACGGTCGAGCTGGACGCGGCGACCCGCTACAAGGTCCTGGCGGCCTTCGACGGCTATCTGGAGACGCTGCCCGAGTCCAGCCTGACCCGCCCGGACTCCTACCGGGTCAAGGACGTGGTGGGACGCCGCGGCATCGGCATCGGCTCGGCGGGCCTGCCCTCGTACAACATCCTGCTGGAGGGCAACAGCGACGCCCTGGAGAACGACGTCGTGATCTACATGAAGCAGGCGCAGACCCCGGCGGTCTCGCGGCACATCACCGACCCGCGGGTGCGCGGCTACTTCCAGCACGAGGGCCACCGCACGGTGATCTCGCAGCGCGCCCTCCAGGACCACGCCGACCCCTGGCTGGGCTGGACCGAGCTGGACGGCGCCGGGCAGCTGGTCGCCGAGATCTCGCCGTACGCGGTCGACCTGGACTGGTCGGACATCGACGACCCGGAGCAGATCGCGGCGGTCGTCGCGGACCTGGGGCGGGCCACCGCGACGATGCACGCCGCCGCGGACGACGAGAGCGGCCACTCCCTGGTGCCGTTCTCCACCGAGCGCGCCATCGACGCGGCGATCGCCGCCGACGAGGAGGGCTTCGGCCGGCTGCTGGTGGACTTCGCGCACGCGTACGGGGCCCGGGCCCGCGCCGACCACCAGATCTTCGTGGACCTCTTCCGCAACGGACGCATCCCGGGGCTGTGA
- a CDS encoding thioredoxin domain-containing protein, which translates to MSDRNSQAGKQAARERIRAERERQKKKEKVRRQLIVAGTVVGVLVVAGGIAFGIMKANEPTGWEAAKEADLVKPANTGGKNGTEIVIGKPAAKETLEVFEDVRCPACASFEQSAGPALLKGMEDGRYKIRFTMYTFIDGGQGGEGSKNALSALGAALNVSPEAFLKYKTALYSEKNHPEEADDAYAKDAKLLAVADQVPELKGNEKFRTAVKNGTYDRWTMEMTALFGRKGVTGTPAFLHGDKKLKLPPVPQQQMTKQQYYELATANFNKMIDDEFGPAKKEGGEQKKDAAR; encoded by the coding sequence ATGAGCGACCGCAACAGCCAGGCGGGCAAGCAGGCGGCCCGCGAGCGGATACGCGCCGAGCGTGAGCGGCAGAAGAAGAAGGAGAAGGTCCGCCGGCAGCTCATCGTGGCGGGCACGGTGGTGGGCGTCCTCGTCGTCGCCGGCGGGATCGCCTTCGGCATCATGAAGGCGAACGAGCCCACCGGGTGGGAGGCGGCCAAGGAGGCCGACCTGGTCAAGCCCGCCAACACCGGCGGCAAGAACGGCACCGAGATCGTCATCGGGAAGCCGGCGGCGAAGGAGACCCTGGAGGTCTTCGAGGACGTCCGCTGCCCGGCCTGTGCGAGCTTCGAGCAGAGCGCGGGCCCGGCCCTCCTGAAGGGCATGGAGGACGGCCGCTACAAGATCCGCTTCACCATGTACACGTTCATCGACGGCGGGCAGGGCGGCGAGGGCTCCAAGAACGCGCTCAGCGCGCTCGGCGCGGCCCTGAACGTGAGCCCTGAGGCGTTCCTCAAGTACAAGACCGCGCTGTACTCCGAGAAGAACCACCCGGAGGAGGCCGACGACGCGTACGCCAAGGACGCGAAGCTGCTCGCGGTGGCCGACCAGGTGCCGGAGCTGAAGGGCAACGAGAAGTTCCGGACGGCGGTCAAGAACGGTACGTACGACCGCTGGACGATGGAGATGACCGCGCTCTTCGGCCGCAAGGGCGTGACCGGCACGCCGGCGTTCCTGCACGGCGACAAGAAGCTCAAGCTGCCGCCGGTCCCGCAGCAGCAGATGACCAAGCAGCAGTACTACGAGCTGGCCACCGCCAACTTCAACAAGATGATCGACGACGAGTTCGGTCCGGCGAAGAAGGAGGGGGGCGAGCAGAAGAAGGACGCGGCGCGGTAG
- a CDS encoding mechanosensitive ion channel family protein has translation MEDVLRPLIVVGGSIVVTLILGWLVDLALRRADTARPDTPLWGLLRRCRVPLQVVLVTALLRGFYDRTGVAFIEDHEAGLGQVLSLILIAATAWLAIRAAAAIVESSYSRYAAGARDAARVRRVRTQVTLIQRVVTAIVIVVAAASMLLTFPRMQTVGQSMLASAGLVGIVAGVAAQSTLGNLFAGLQIAFGDMVRIGDTVVVDKEWGTVEEITLTFLTVRTWDERRITMPVSYFTSKPFENWSRGGAQMTGTVFFHLDHAAPVEKMRHRLHEILQNSADWDGRGWSLVVTDTTPTTIQVRALVTARDSDAIWSVRCEVRERMIDWLRAEHPYALPRVVTAAAPDGGENAARLADGQRTPGTLDKGPGLDG, from the coding sequence ATGGAGGACGTGCTTCGTCCGCTCATCGTCGTCGGCGGCTCCATAGTCGTGACGCTCATTCTGGGCTGGCTGGTCGATCTGGCACTGCGCCGGGCCGACACCGCCCGCCCCGACACGCCACTGTGGGGCCTGCTGCGGCGCTGCCGGGTCCCCCTGCAAGTCGTGCTGGTCACCGCGCTGCTGCGCGGGTTCTACGACAGAACCGGCGTGGCGTTCATCGAGGACCACGAAGCCGGTCTCGGCCAGGTCCTCTCCCTCATACTGATCGCGGCCACCGCCTGGCTCGCCATCCGCGCCGCCGCGGCCATCGTGGAGTCCTCGTACTCCCGCTACGCGGCGGGCGCGCGCGACGCCGCCCGGGTGCGCCGGGTCCGTACCCAGGTCACCCTGATCCAGCGGGTGGTCACGGCGATCGTCATCGTCGTCGCGGCCGCCTCGATGCTGCTGACCTTCCCCAGGATGCAGACCGTCGGCCAGTCCATGCTGGCCTCGGCCGGTCTGGTCGGCATCGTCGCCGGTGTGGCGGCGCAGTCCACGCTCGGCAACCTCTTCGCCGGCCTGCAGATCGCCTTCGGCGACATGGTCCGCATCGGTGACACCGTGGTCGTGGACAAGGAGTGGGGCACGGTCGAGGAGATAACCCTGACCTTCCTGACCGTACGGACCTGGGACGAGCGCCGGATCACCATGCCGGTGTCGTACTTCACCAGCAAGCCGTTCGAGAACTGGTCGCGCGGCGGCGCGCAGATGACCGGCACCGTCTTCTTCCACCTCGACCACGCGGCGCCGGTGGAGAAGATGCGGCACCGGCTGCACGAGATCCTGCAGAACAGCGCCGACTGGGACGGCCGCGGCTGGAGCCTGGTGGTCACCGACACCACCCCGACCACGATCCAGGTACGCGCCCTGGTCACCGCCCGGGACTCGGACGCCATCTGGTCGGTGCGCTGCGAGGTCCGCGAGCGGATGATCGACTGGCTGCGCGCCGAGCACCCGTACGCGCTGCCGCGGGTCGTCACCGCCGCCGCTCCGGACGGCGGGGAGAACGCCGCCCGGCTGGCCGACGGGCAGCGGACCCCGGGCACCCTGGACAAGGGGCCGGGGCTGGACGGCTGA
- a CDS encoding thioredoxin domain-containing protein: protein MSNRNSQANKQAARERLRVERERQKKKEKVRRQLTVGGAIVAVLAIAGGIGVAVANSGGGDSGGGADKWAKAASAKLVQPANTSGKNGLDIVVGKKDAKHTLTLFEDARCPGCAAFEQNVGETVQKDIKAGKYKASFHLGTFLDNNLQGTGSKNALSAMGAALNVSPDAFLKYKEALFSKKYHPEETGPDKFADNDYLLKVADTVPDLKGNAKFESAVKAGTYNRWALEMSENFNSFKDVKSTPTIKLDDTVLGTDSPNGKVAPSSPDAFTADVDKAMKG, encoded by the coding sequence ATGAGCAACCGCAACAGCCAGGCCAACAAGCAGGCAGCCCGCGAGCGGCTGCGCGTCGAGCGCGAGCGGCAGAAGAAGAAGGAGAAGGTCCGCCGGCAGCTGACTGTCGGCGGCGCGATCGTCGCCGTGCTGGCCATCGCGGGCGGCATCGGTGTCGCCGTGGCCAACTCGGGCGGCGGCGATTCGGGCGGCGGCGCCGACAAGTGGGCCAAGGCCGCGAGCGCCAAGCTGGTGCAGCCGGCCAACACGTCGGGCAAGAACGGCCTGGACATCGTCGTCGGCAAGAAGGACGCCAAGCACACGCTGACGCTCTTCGAGGACGCCCGCTGCCCCGGCTGCGCGGCCTTCGAGCAGAACGTCGGCGAGACGGTCCAGAAGGACATCAAGGCGGGCAAGTACAAGGCGTCCTTCCACCTGGGCACCTTCCTGGACAACAACCTCCAGGGCACCGGCTCCAAGAACGCGCTCAGCGCGATGGGGGCCGCGCTCAACGTGAGCCCCGACGCGTTCCTGAAGTACAAGGAAGCGCTGTTCTCGAAGAAGTACCACCCGGAGGAGACCGGCCCGGACAAGTTCGCCGACAACGACTACCTGCTCAAGGTGGCCGACACGGTGCCGGACCTGAAGGGCAACGCGAAGTTCGAGAGCGCCGTGAAGGCCGGTACGTACAACCGCTGGGCGCTGGAGATGTCGGAGAACTTCAACTCCTTCAAGGACGTCAAGAGCACGCCGACGATCAAGCTGGACGACACGGTGCTGGGCACCGACTCGCCGAACGGCAAGGTCGCCCCGTCCTCGCCGGACGCCTTCACCGCGGATGTCGACAAGGCGATGAAGGGCTGA
- the lspA gene encoding signal peptidase II, protein MAEAERITGTPETGPESGPEAAAVPGPGCDGDRVAPREQRLEQEAQAGATARRGKRRIAALLLVAAVVYLLDLGSKALVVAKLEHHAPIEVIGSLLRLEVIRNRGAAFGIGEALTIFLSLIAVIVIVVIARLARKLYSLPWAIALGLLLGGAFGNLTDRIFRTPGVFEGAVVDFIAPTHFAVFNLADSAIVCGGILIVILSFRGLDPDGTVHKD, encoded by the coding sequence GTGGCAGAGGCGGAGCGCATCACCGGTACGCCGGAGACCGGTCCCGAATCCGGGCCGGAAGCGGCGGCGGTGCCGGGACCCGGGTGCGACGGCGACCGGGTGGCGCCGCGGGAACAGCGGCTGGAGCAGGAAGCGCAGGCGGGCGCCACCGCGCGCCGGGGCAAGCGGCGGATCGCCGCGCTGCTCCTGGTCGCGGCCGTCGTCTACCTCCTCGACCTGGGCAGCAAGGCGCTGGTGGTCGCGAAGCTGGAGCACCACGCCCCGATCGAGGTGATCGGCTCGCTGCTGCGCCTGGAGGTGATCCGCAACCGCGGTGCCGCCTTCGGGATCGGCGAGGCGCTGACGATCTTCCTCAGCCTGATCGCGGTGATCGTGATCGTGGTGATCGCGCGGCTGGCCCGCAAGCTCTACAGCCTGCCGTGGGCCATCGCGCTCGGCCTGCTGCTGGGCGGCGCCTTCGGCAACCTGACCGACCGGATCTTCCGTACGCCGGGCGTCTTCGAGGGCGCGGTGGTGGACTTCATCGCCCCGACCCACTTCGCGGTGTTCAACCTCGCGGACTCGGCGATCGTCTGCGGCGGCATCTTGATCGTGATCCTGTCCTTCCGCGGCCTGGACCCGGACGGCACGGTCCACAAGGACTGA
- a CDS encoding dienelactone hydrolase family protein, whose amino-acid sequence MASSPASPSAPSAKPSTVVLFHSVCGLRPAVHAAADRLREAGHEVVVPDLFGGRTAETVEDGVVIKDEIGKDELLRRAVVAVAPYSDRGVVYAGFSFGGAVAQNLALADDKARGLLLMHGTSDIADDAAVDELPVQLHVADPDPFEPHDWLNAWYLRMGRAGADVEVYRYQGAGHLFTDPDLPDYDAEAAESAWKVALGFLDSL is encoded by the coding sequence GTGGCCTCTTCGCCCGCCTCGCCGTCCGCGCCGTCCGCGAAACCCTCGACGGTTGTTCTGTTCCACTCGGTGTGCGGTCTGCGACCCGCTGTGCACGCCGCCGCCGACCGGCTGCGCGAGGCCGGGCACGAGGTCGTCGTGCCGGACCTCTTCGGCGGGCGGACCGCCGAGACCGTCGAGGACGGCGTGGTGATCAAGGACGAGATCGGCAAGGACGAGCTGCTGCGCCGCGCGGTGGTGGCCGTGGCCCCGTACTCCGACCGGGGCGTGGTCTACGCGGGCTTCTCCTTCGGCGGCGCGGTCGCCCAGAACCTGGCCCTGGCGGACGACAAGGCGCGCGGGCTGCTGCTGATGCACGGCACCTCGGACATCGCCGACGACGCGGCGGTCGACGAGCTGCCCGTACAACTGCACGTCGCGGACCCGGACCCGTTCGAGCCGCACGACTGGCTGAACGCCTGGTACCTGCGCATGGGGCGGGCCGGCGCGGACGTGGAGGTCTACCGCTACCAGGGCGCCGGGCACCTGTTCACCGACCCCGACCTGCCGGACTACGACGCGGAGGCCGCCGAGAGCGCCTGGAAGGTCGCCCTCGGCTTCCTCGACTCGCTGTAA
- a CDS encoding alkaline phosphatase D family protein — protein MTDHDQISRRTAVTAAAASAALLPFATAGPAHAAGTRATGRTRAGTPQVFQHGVASGDPLPDGVLLWTRVTPEPGAVPGSGLGRDTTVGWEVAADQDFGSVVARGTATTTAAADHTVKADVRGLAPATTYYYRFTVEGTRSPVGRTRTAPAHDAKAPNVRFGVVSCANWEAGYFSAYRHLAARRDLDAVLHLGDYIYEYATGGFPSPGKVVRQHSPKHEIITLADYRTRHGVHKTDPDLQALHAAHPMIAIWDDHEFADNAWSGGAVNHTPGTEGDWADRMAAGKRAYFEWMPVRTSVAGTTYRRLRFGKLADLHLLDLRSFRDQQAGVGSGKVDDPDRTITGRAQLDWLKAGLERSDTAWRLVGTSVMISQVAFGSVPAHLLAPLAELLGLPKEGLAVNTDQWDGYTDDRRELLTHLRDRGIGNTVFLTGDIHMAWANEVPVKAATYPAAPPVATEFVVTSVTSDNVDDFLHVAPHTVSLAGVAAVRAANRHVKWVDMDSHGYGVLDVTAERTQMDYFTISDRTDPHATTAPARSYRTLSGTQQVERVRQPVR, from the coding sequence GTGACCGACCATGACCAGATATCCCGCCGTACCGCCGTCACGGCCGCAGCCGCCTCCGCCGCCCTGCTGCCCTTCGCCACCGCGGGCCCCGCCCACGCCGCCGGGACGCGTGCCACCGGCCGGACCCGCGCGGGCACGCCGCAGGTCTTCCAGCACGGCGTGGCCTCCGGCGACCCGCTCCCGGACGGCGTCCTGCTGTGGACCCGCGTCACCCCCGAGCCCGGCGCGGTGCCCGGCTCGGGCCTCGGCCGGGACACCACGGTGGGCTGGGAAGTGGCGGCGGACCAGGACTTCGGCTCGGTGGTCGCGCGGGGAACCGCGACCACCACGGCCGCGGCCGACCACACCGTCAAGGCCGATGTACGCGGTCTGGCGCCCGCCACCACCTACTACTACCGCTTCACCGTCGAGGGCACCCGCTCGCCCGTCGGCCGCACCCGTACCGCCCCCGCGCACGACGCCAAGGCCCCCAACGTCCGCTTCGGCGTGGTCTCCTGCGCCAACTGGGAGGCGGGCTACTTCTCCGCTTACCGGCACCTCGCGGCCCGCCGCGACCTGGACGCGGTGCTGCACCTCGGCGACTACATCTACGAGTACGCGACCGGCGGCTTCCCCTCCCCGGGCAAGGTCGTACGGCAGCACTCCCCGAAGCACGAGATCATCACGCTCGCCGACTACCGCACCCGGCACGGCGTCCACAAGACCGACCCCGATCTCCAGGCCCTGCACGCCGCGCACCCGATGATCGCGATCTGGGACGACCACGAGTTCGCGGACAACGCCTGGTCGGGCGGGGCGGTGAACCACACCCCGGGCACCGAGGGCGACTGGGCGGACCGGATGGCCGCCGGCAAGCGCGCCTACTTCGAGTGGATGCCGGTACGGACCTCCGTCGCGGGCACCACCTACCGCCGGCTGCGCTTCGGCAAGCTGGCCGATCTGCACCTGCTCGACCTGCGCTCGTTCCGCGACCAGCAGGCCGGGGTGGGCAGCGGGAAGGTGGACGACCCGGACCGTACGATCACCGGGCGGGCCCAGCTGGACTGGCTCAAGGCCGGGCTGGAGCGCTCGGACACCGCCTGGCGGCTGGTCGGCACGTCCGTGATGATCTCCCAGGTCGCCTTCGGGTCCGTACCGGCCCATCTGCTGGCGCCGCTCGCCGAGCTGCTGGGCCTGCCCAAGGAGGGCCTGGCGGTCAACACCGACCAGTGGGACGGCTACACCGACGACCGGCGCGAGCTGCTGACCCACCTGCGCGACCGGGGCATCGGCAACACCGTCTTCCTGACCGGCGACATCCACATGGCCTGGGCGAACGAGGTGCCGGTCAAGGCCGCGACCTACCCGGCAGCGCCGCCGGTCGCCACCGAGTTCGTGGTCACCTCGGTGACCTCCGACAACGTGGACGACTTCCTGCACGTCGCCCCGCACACCGTCTCGCTGGCCGGTGTCGCCGCCGTCCGGGCCGCCAACCGCCACGTGAAGTGGGTGGACATGGACTCGCACGGCTACGGGGTCCTGGACGTGACGGCGGAGCGCACCCAGATGGACTACTTCACCATCTCCGACCGCACCGACCCGCACGCCACCACCGCGCCGGCGCGCTCCTACCGGACCCTCTCGGGCACCCAGCAGGTGGAGCGGGTCCGGCAGCCGGTGCGCTGA
- a CDS encoding Na+/H+ antiporter, translating into MDQLALMFVLLLGAVVMVPVGDRLGLPSPVLMTLAGAVLALLPFVPNVEVPPEYILPLVLPPLLYAAVQRTSWRQFTANIRPIFLLAVALVFATTAAVAAVAHAVVPGMPIAAAVVLGALVAPPDPVAATAVAGKLGLPRRMVSILEGEGLFNDVTAIVLYHVALAAAVSGSFSVPGAVGSLVLSAVVAIAVGLVLGWAANKLMGLLGDPTLQIGLTLLVPFVAYVLAEEFKGSGVLAVLTTALFLAEYAVDADDVMGRLAGYTFWEIVDTLVTGVAFGLIGLELHNVIKAASGRWGEMLGIGAAIVVVVVGVRLLWLLPAAWLAKRMHKRRDFDEDIPLSWRETVIMWWSGMRGVASVALALAIPYQIDGGADFPARDEILFIAFAVVLSGLVVQGLSLPTLVKKLRVRADTEAEEKLEHELALRVIKASKRRLKEILEVEEMPEEISEQLARRAYDMGARIAPDIVDDDRREHFEKRITRMKKVQRIQSEMLSAARHEVLSARSEPGADPEIVDRVLRQLDMRSLRGAPLP; encoded by the coding sequence GTGGACCAGCTGGCCCTGATGTTCGTCCTACTGCTCGGGGCCGTGGTCATGGTCCCGGTCGGCGACCGGCTGGGCCTGCCGTCGCCGGTCCTGATGACGCTCGCGGGCGCGGTGCTGGCGCTGCTGCCGTTCGTACCGAACGTCGAGGTGCCGCCGGAGTACATCCTGCCGCTGGTGCTGCCGCCCCTGCTGTACGCGGCCGTGCAGCGCACCTCCTGGCGGCAGTTCACGGCCAACATCCGGCCCATCTTCCTGCTGGCGGTGGCCCTGGTCTTCGCGACCACGGCCGCCGTCGCCGCCGTCGCGCACGCCGTCGTCCCCGGTATGCCGATCGCCGCGGCGGTGGTGCTCGGCGCCCTGGTCGCGCCGCCGGACCCGGTCGCCGCGACCGCCGTCGCGGGCAAACTGGGGCTGCCCCGCCGCATGGTCTCCATCCTGGAGGGCGAGGGACTGTTCAACGACGTCACCGCGATCGTGCTCTACCACGTCGCGCTCGCCGCGGCCGTCAGCGGCTCCTTCTCGGTGCCCGGCGCGGTCGGCTCGCTGGTGCTGTCCGCGGTGGTCGCCATAGCGGTCGGCCTGGTGCTGGGCTGGGCCGCCAACAAGCTGATGGGCCTGCTGGGCGACCCGACGCTGCAGATCGGCCTGACGCTGCTGGTGCCGTTCGTCGCCTACGTCCTGGCCGAGGAGTTCAAGGGCTCCGGCGTGCTGGCGGTGCTGACCACCGCGCTGTTCCTGGCCGAGTACGCGGTGGACGCCGACGACGTGATGGGCCGGCTGGCCGGCTACACCTTCTGGGAGATCGTCGACACCCTGGTCACCGGCGTCGCCTTCGGCCTGATCGGCCTGGAGCTGCACAACGTCATCAAGGCCGCGTCCGGCCGCTGGGGCGAGATGCTCGGCATCGGCGCCGCCATCGTGGTGGTCGTGGTGGGCGTCCGGCTGCTGTGGCTGCTGCCCGCCGCCTGGCTGGCCAAGCGCATGCACAAGCGCCGGGACTTCGACGAGGACATCCCGCTGAGCTGGCGGGAGACCGTGATCATGTGGTGGTCCGGGATGCGCGGCGTGGCGTCCGTGGCGCTGGCGCTGGCCATCCCGTACCAGATCGACGGCGGCGCGGACTTCCCGGCCCGCGACGAGATCCTCTTCATCGCCTTCGCGGTGGTGCTCTCCGGCCTCGTCGTCCAGGGCCTGTCGCTGCCCACGCTGGTCAAGAAGCTGCGCGTACGGGCCGACACGGAGGCCGAGGAGAAGCTGGAACACGAGCTGGCGCTGCGGGTGATCAAGGCGTCCAAGCGGCGCCTGAAGGAAATCCTCGAGGTCGAGGAGATGCCGGAGGAGATCAGCGAGCAGCTCGCCCGGCGCGCGTACGACATGGGCGCCCGCATCGCGCCGGACATCGTGGACGACGACCGGCGCGAGCACTTCGAGAAGCGCATCACCCGGATGAAGAAGGTGCAGCGCATCCAGAGCGAGATGCTCTCCGCCGCCCGCCACGAGGTGCTGTCGGCGCGCAGCGAGCCGGGTGCCGACCCGGAGATCGTGGACCGGGTGCTGCGCCAGCTCGACATGCGCAGCCTGCGGGGGGCGCCGCTGCCGTAA